Proteins from a genomic interval of Ficedula albicollis isolate OC2 chromosome 9, FicAlb1.5, whole genome shotgun sequence:
- the DBR1 gene encoding lariat debranching enzyme, whose amino-acid sequence MKVAVAGCCHGALDKMYETLELLQRRHNVRPDLLLCCGDFQAVRNEADLRCMAVPAKYRDMQTFYRYYSGEKKAPVLTVFIGGNHEASNHLQELPYGGWVAPNIYYLGYAGVVRFRGVRIGGISGIFKSHDYRKGHFECPPYNQQTIRSAYHVRNIEVFKLKQLKRPIDIFMSHDWPRSIYHYGNKKQLLKMKSFFRQEVESNTLGSPAASELLQHLKPTYWFSAHLHVKFAAFMQHETNSKEELPKATKFLALDKCLPHRDFLQIIDVEHDPNAGDSLEYDAEWIAVLKATNSLINVTQSSWNMPEKNGLHAKWDYSVTEEAIKEVLEELNHDLKIPCNFTLTAACYDPSKPQKNMEPVHTINPQTTEFCAQFGLTDINDRIQQAKEEGSGRGECEEEEEEDMDSTGSAEEPSEYNTDNSGLSSFNPDEIMLDEEGGDEDLSTCSVDPSPDHPPEFSTSFSDIRIMPDSMAVSSDDATDSNNEELEKSAGSKQVEEKSPTERSLKRIGADENGNSGVKKIKRRNQAIYAAEDEDKTD is encoded by the exons ATGAAGGTGGCTGTGGCCGGGTGCTGCCACGGCGCCCTGGACAAGATGTACGAGacgctggagctgctgcagcgGCGCCACAACGTGCGGCCcgacctgctgctctgctgcgGGGACTTCCAGGCCGTGCGCAACGAGGCGGACCTGCGGTGCATGGCCGTGCCGGCCAAGTACCGGGACATGCAGACCTTCTACCG GTACTACTCGGGCGAGAAGAAAGCCCCGGTGCTCACCGTGTTCATCGGCGGCAACCACGAGGCTTCCAAccacctgcaggagctgccctaCGGCGGGTGGGTCGCGCCCAACATCTACTACCTGG GTTACGCGGGCGTGGTGCGGTTCCGCGGCGTGAGGATCGGCGGCATCTCGGGCATCTTCAAGTCTCACGACTACCGGAAAG gCCACTTTGAGTGCCCACCGTACAACCAGCAGACCATCAGAAGCGCTTACCATGTGAGGAATATCGAAGTCTTCAAACTCAAACAG CTGAAGCGTCCAATCGATATATTCATGTCACATGACTGGCCAAGGAGCATCTATCACTATGGAAACAAGAAACAGCTCCTCAAAATGAAATCCTTCTTCCGTCAAGAAGTGGAGAGCAACACGTTGGGAAGCCCTGCTGCTTCAGAGCTTCTGCAGCACCTGAAACCCACCTACTGGTTCTCAGCACATCTCCACGTTAAATTTGCAGCTTTCATGCAACACGAG ACAAATTCCAAAGAAGAGTTACCAAAAGCAACCAAGTTTCTGGCTCTGGATAAATGCCTGCCACACAGAGACTTCCTGCAG ATAATAGATGTGGAGCATGATCCCAATGCAGGCGACTCGCTGGAGTATGATGCTGAGTGGATTGCAGTTCTCAAGGCCACCAACAGTCTTATTAATGTgacccagagctcctggaatATGCCTGAAAAGAATGGCCTCCATGCTAA GTGGGATTACAGTGTGACAGAAGAAGCCATTAAAGAGGTGTTAGAAGAGCTGAACCATGACCTCAAAATTCCTTGCAACTTCACGTTGACAGCTGCTTGTTATGATCCCAGCAAGCCTCAAAAAAACATGGAGCCAGTTCATACCATCAATCCCCAGACCACTGAGTTCTGTGCCCAGTTTGGCCTCACTGACATCAATGACAGGATCCAGCAGGCTAAAGAAGAGGGCTCAGGACGAGGTGAATGcgaagaggaggaggaagaggacaTGGACAGTACTGGATCAGCAGAGGAACCCAGTGAATACAATACAGACAATTCTGGGCTCTCATCCTTTAACCCAGATGAAATAATGCTGGATGAAGAAGGTGGCGATGAAGACTTGAGTACGTGTTCTGTAGATCCCTCCCCTGATCACCCTCCAGAGTTCTCTACCAGCTTCTCCGACATCCGGATCATGCCAGACTCCATGGCGGTGTCATCTGACGATGCCACGGACTCCAACAACGAGGAGCTGGAGAAGTCTGCTGGGAGCAAGCAGGTGGAGGAAAAGAGCCCCACTGAGAGGTCGTTAAAGCGCATTGGTGCTGATGAAAATGGGAACAGTGGcgttaaaaaaatcaagagaagGAACCAAGCTATCTATGCTGCAGAGGATGAAGATAAAACAGATTAA